DNA from Candidatus Glassbacteria bacterium:
CGAACTGATCGGCGGGCTGTACCAGAAATATTTCGGTCCCGAACTGGTGGTGGACGAGATCTACAAGATCAACTGGGGACGGATCCCTCATTTCTACAACAATTTCTACGTCTACCAGTACGCCACCGGCCAGGCGGCCGCCACGCTGCTGGCTGAAAAAATTCTTGCCGGCGAAAACGGGGCGCGCGAGCGCTACCTCGATTTCCTCAAGAGCGGCAGCAGTGACTACTCGATCAACCTGCTCCGGAGGGCCGGAGTGGACATGACCGGCCCCGAGCCGATCGAGGCGGTGGCGCGCCGGATGGACAGCCTGCTGGACAGGATGGAACAACTTATCGACAAGCGGTAACTGAACCGGGGTTGAATAATCACGGCTCCCGCACGGTCGGGAGCAGGGCTGAAAGGAACGAGAATTAGATGGCCGAGAAGATACCTGTCGGCAGCGACCATGCCGGCTACGAGTTGAAAGAGCAGATCAAGCAATACCTGGCCGAGCTGGGCTACGAGGCAGAGGATTTCGGCGCCGGCGGCCCGGAAAGCGTGGACTACCCCGATTTCGCGGCCGAGGTGGCCGGCAGGGTCAGCCGCGGAGAGCGGGCGCGGGGAATCCTGGTCTGCAGTACGGGGATCGGGATGTCGATTGCGGCCAACAAGTACAGGGGCGTGCGCGCGGCGCTGGCGTTTACTGAGGAACTGGCAGAGATCAGCCGCCGGCATAACGACGCCAACGTGCTGGCTCTGGGCGGCAAGACCACCCCCCCGGAGCTGGCCCGCCGGATTGTGAAAAAGT
Protein-coding regions in this window:
- the rpiB gene encoding ribose 5-phosphate isomerase B, with product MAEKIPVGSDHAGYELKEQIKQYLAELGYEAEDFGAGGPESVDYPDFAAEVAGRVSRGERARGILVCSTGIGMSIAANKYRGVRAALAFTEELAEISRRHNDANVLALGGKTTPPELARRIVKKWLETEFDGGRHSRRVEKIAESEKNPAGYRENNS